From Ficedula albicollis isolate OC2 chromosome 20, FicAlb1.5, whole genome shotgun sequence, one genomic window encodes:
- the PCK1 gene encoding phosphoenolpyruvate carboxykinase, cytosolic [GTP] isoform X2, producing the protein MNVMPKVVQGDLESLSPEARDFIETNAKLCQPECIHICDGSEEENKKLLDIMVEQGMIKKLNKYENCWLALTDPRDVARIESKTVIITQEQRDTTPIPKSGTSQLGRWMSEEDFEKAFNTRFPGCMQGRTMYVIPFSMGPIGSPLSKIGIELTDSPYVVASMRIMTRMGTDVLKALGNGEFVKCLHSVGCPLPLKEPLVNNWPCNPELTLIAHLPDRREIISFGSGYGGNSLLGKKCFALRIASRLAKEEGWLAEHMLILGITNPEGKKKYFAAAFPSACGKTNLAMMNPSLPGWKIECVGDDIAWMKFDEQGNLRAINPENGFFGVAPGTSVKTNPNAIKTIFKNTIFTNVAETSDGGVYWEGIDEPLPAGVTVTSWKNKDWTPDNGEPCAHPNSRFCSPARQCPIMDPAWESPEGVPIEGIIFGGRRPAGVPLVYEAFNWKHGVFVGAAMRSEATAAAEHKGKIIMHDPFAMRPFFGYNFGKYLAHWLSMAHRPAAKLPRIFHVNWFRKDSQGKFLWPGFGENSRVLEWMFNRIEGKASAKPTAIGYIPTDAALNLKGLEDVNLTELFDISKEFWEKEVEEIKQYFEVQVNADLPYEIERELLALEMRIKQL; encoded by the exons ATGAACGTCATGCCCAAGGTTGTCCAGGGGGATTTGGAGAGTCTGTCTCCAGAAGCCAGGGATTTCATCGAAACCAACGCCAAGCTGTGCCAGCCCGAGTGCATCCACATCTGCGATGGCTCggaagaagagaacaaaaaactTCTGGACATCATGGTAGAACAAGGCATGATCAAGAAGTTAAACAAGTATGAGAACTG CTGGCTGGCTCTCACTGATCCAAGAGATGTGGCAAGAATTGAGAGCAAAACTGTCATCATCACTCAAGAGCAGAGAGATACCACTCCGATACCTAAAAGTGGAACAAGCCAGCTGGGGCGCTGGATGTCTGAGGAAGATTTTGAGAAAGCCTTCAACACCAGGTTCCCAGGCTGCATGCAAG GACGCACAATGTATGTCATCCCCTTCAGCATGGGGCCTATTGGGTCACCTTTGTCCAAGATTGGGATCGAGCTGACAGATTCACCCTATGTAGTGGCCAGCATGAGGATCATGACACGGATGGGAACAGATGTTTTGAAAGCCTTGGGCAACGGGGAGTTTGTAAAATGCCTTCACTCAGTTGGATGCCCTCTGCCGCTAAAAG AGCCATTAGTCAACAACTGGCCGTGCAACCCGGAGCTGACGCTGATTGCTCATCTCCCGGATCGCAGGGAGATCATTTCCTTTGGCAGTGGCTACGGAGGAAACTCCTTGCTGGGCAAGAAATGCTTTGCTCTCAGGATTGCCAGCAGACTGGCCAAAGAGGAGGGCTGGCTCGCAGAGCACATGCTG ATCCTGGGAATTACCAATCCAGAAGGTAAAAAGAAGTACTTTGCTGCAGCATTCCCTAGTGCATGTGGAAAAACAAACTTGGCCATGATGAACCCAAGCCTGCCAGGATGGAAAATTGAGTGTGTGGGTGATGATATTGCCTGGATGAAATTTGATGAACAAG GCAACTTAAGAGCAATCAATcctgaaaatggcttttttggTGTCGCCCCTGGAACCTCAGTCAAAACAAACCCCAATGCTATTAAAACCATATTCAAGAACACCATCTTCACCAACGTGGCAGAAACCAGTGATGGAGGGGTTTACTGGGAAGGCATTGATGAGCCCCTGCCAGCTGGAGTCACTGTGACCTCCTGGAAGAACAAGGACTGGACCCCAGACAACG GAGAACCTTGTGCTCACCCCAACTCCAGGttctgctccccagccaggcagtgcCCCATCATGGATCCTGCCTGGGAGTCTCCCGAAGGCGTTCCCATCGAAGGCATCATTTTTGGAGGGCGCAGACCAGCTG GTGTCCCTCTTGTATATGAGGCCTTTAACTGGAAGCATGGAGTATTTGTAGGAGCAGCCATGAGATCTGaagcaacagcagctgctgagcacaaaG GCAAAATCATCATGCACGATCCATTTGCCATGAGGCCTTTCTTTGGCTACAACTTTGGCAAATACTTGGCCCACTGGCTGAGCATGGCCCATCGTCCAGCTGCAAAACTCCCCAGGATCTTTCATGTCAACTGGTTCCGGAAAGACAGCCAAGGGAAATTCCTGTGGCCTGGCTTTGGAGAGAATTCCCGTGTGCTGGAGTGGATGTTCAACAGGATTGAAGGGAAAGCCTCAGCCAAACCAACTGCCATAGGTTACATCCCCACCGATGCTGCTTTGAACTTGAAGGGGTTAGAAGATGTCAACCTGACCGAACTGTTTGATATCTCAAAAGAGTTCTGGGAAAAGGAGGTAGAAGAAATCAAGCAATACTTTGAAGTGCAAGTTAATGCAGACCTTCCTTATGAAATAGAAAGGGAATTGCTTGCCTTAGAGATGAGGATAAAACAGCTGTGA
- the PCK1 gene encoding phosphoenolpyruvate carboxykinase, cytosolic [GTP] isoform X1 codes for MPPQLKAEMNVMPKVVQGDLESLSPEARDFIETNAKLCQPECIHICDGSEEENKKLLDIMVEQGMIKKLNKYENCWLALTDPRDVARIESKTVIITQEQRDTTPIPKSGTSQLGRWMSEEDFEKAFNTRFPGCMQGRTMYVIPFSMGPIGSPLSKIGIELTDSPYVVASMRIMTRMGTDVLKALGNGEFVKCLHSVGCPLPLKEPLVNNWPCNPELTLIAHLPDRREIISFGSGYGGNSLLGKKCFALRIASRLAKEEGWLAEHMLILGITNPEGKKKYFAAAFPSACGKTNLAMMNPSLPGWKIECVGDDIAWMKFDEQGNLRAINPENGFFGVAPGTSVKTNPNAIKTIFKNTIFTNVAETSDGGVYWEGIDEPLPAGVTVTSWKNKDWTPDNGEPCAHPNSRFCSPARQCPIMDPAWESPEGVPIEGIIFGGRRPAGVPLVYEAFNWKHGVFVGAAMRSEATAAAEHKGKIIMHDPFAMRPFFGYNFGKYLAHWLSMAHRPAAKLPRIFHVNWFRKDSQGKFLWPGFGENSRVLEWMFNRIEGKASAKPTAIGYIPTDAALNLKGLEDVNLTELFDISKEFWEKEVEEIKQYFEVQVNADLPYEIERELLALEMRIKQL; via the exons ATGCCCCCACAGCTGAAAGCTGAGATGAACGTCATGCCCAAGGTTGTCCAGGGGGATTTGGAGAGTCTGTCTCCAGAAGCCAGGGATTTCATCGAAACCAACGCCAAGCTGTGCCAGCCCGAGTGCATCCACATCTGCGATGGCTCggaagaagagaacaaaaaactTCTGGACATCATGGTAGAACAAGGCATGATCAAGAAGTTAAACAAGTATGAGAACTG CTGGCTGGCTCTCACTGATCCAAGAGATGTGGCAAGAATTGAGAGCAAAACTGTCATCATCACTCAAGAGCAGAGAGATACCACTCCGATACCTAAAAGTGGAACAAGCCAGCTGGGGCGCTGGATGTCTGAGGAAGATTTTGAGAAAGCCTTCAACACCAGGTTCCCAGGCTGCATGCAAG GACGCACAATGTATGTCATCCCCTTCAGCATGGGGCCTATTGGGTCACCTTTGTCCAAGATTGGGATCGAGCTGACAGATTCACCCTATGTAGTGGCCAGCATGAGGATCATGACACGGATGGGAACAGATGTTTTGAAAGCCTTGGGCAACGGGGAGTTTGTAAAATGCCTTCACTCAGTTGGATGCCCTCTGCCGCTAAAAG AGCCATTAGTCAACAACTGGCCGTGCAACCCGGAGCTGACGCTGATTGCTCATCTCCCGGATCGCAGGGAGATCATTTCCTTTGGCAGTGGCTACGGAGGAAACTCCTTGCTGGGCAAGAAATGCTTTGCTCTCAGGATTGCCAGCAGACTGGCCAAAGAGGAGGGCTGGCTCGCAGAGCACATGCTG ATCCTGGGAATTACCAATCCAGAAGGTAAAAAGAAGTACTTTGCTGCAGCATTCCCTAGTGCATGTGGAAAAACAAACTTGGCCATGATGAACCCAAGCCTGCCAGGATGGAAAATTGAGTGTGTGGGTGATGATATTGCCTGGATGAAATTTGATGAACAAG GCAACTTAAGAGCAATCAATcctgaaaatggcttttttggTGTCGCCCCTGGAACCTCAGTCAAAACAAACCCCAATGCTATTAAAACCATATTCAAGAACACCATCTTCACCAACGTGGCAGAAACCAGTGATGGAGGGGTTTACTGGGAAGGCATTGATGAGCCCCTGCCAGCTGGAGTCACTGTGACCTCCTGGAAGAACAAGGACTGGACCCCAGACAACG GAGAACCTTGTGCTCACCCCAACTCCAGGttctgctccccagccaggcagtgcCCCATCATGGATCCTGCCTGGGAGTCTCCCGAAGGCGTTCCCATCGAAGGCATCATTTTTGGAGGGCGCAGACCAGCTG GTGTCCCTCTTGTATATGAGGCCTTTAACTGGAAGCATGGAGTATTTGTAGGAGCAGCCATGAGATCTGaagcaacagcagctgctgagcacaaaG GCAAAATCATCATGCACGATCCATTTGCCATGAGGCCTTTCTTTGGCTACAACTTTGGCAAATACTTGGCCCACTGGCTGAGCATGGCCCATCGTCCAGCTGCAAAACTCCCCAGGATCTTTCATGTCAACTGGTTCCGGAAAGACAGCCAAGGGAAATTCCTGTGGCCTGGCTTTGGAGAGAATTCCCGTGTGCTGGAGTGGATGTTCAACAGGATTGAAGGGAAAGCCTCAGCCAAACCAACTGCCATAGGTTACATCCCCACCGATGCTGCTTTGAACTTGAAGGGGTTAGAAGATGTCAACCTGACCGAACTGTTTGATATCTCAAAAGAGTTCTGGGAAAAGGAGGTAGAAGAAATCAAGCAATACTTTGAAGTGCAAGTTAATGCAGACCTTCCTTATGAAATAGAAAGGGAATTGCTTGCCTTAGAGATGAGGATAAAACAGCTGTGA